A single Lolium perenne isolate Kyuss_39 chromosome 6, Kyuss_2.0, whole genome shotgun sequence DNA region contains:
- the LOC127305645 gene encoding E3 ubiquitin-protein ligase At1g63170: MQSGMEQTTGVSGHEHVIDIPRDTGPSISASHSVGRDNHEGVNPVDRPSTRAVASALQPPSAIGPPHAGNASGTRRSDNYGRRHRSPLNSGLWISIEVIVNVSQIVAAIVVLSLSRKEHPQAPLFEWVIGYTVGCFATLPHLYWRYIHRNIVNGQDEQAHSLQGSSQNNSTEPTPASVSERRRTAARNAVLANPRINALFDHFKMALDCFFAVWFVVGNVWIFGGRSSAVDAPNLYRLCIVFLTFSCIGYAMPFILCAMICCCLPCIISVMGFREDTNNTRGATSESINTLPTYKFKTKKRRHGSGNEAEGQDGGVVAAGTDKERALSAEDAVCCICLAKYAHNDELRELPCTHCFHKECVDKWLKINALCPLCKAEIASSSGTSDTRHTDHSIPVQEIEMH, translated from the exons ATGCAATCTGGGATGGAACAGACAACAGGTGTAAGTGGCCATGAACACGTAATTGATATTCCAAGGGATACTGGTCCTTCTATCTCGGCATCACATAGTGTTGGTAGAGATAACCATGAAGGGGTCAATCCTGTGGACAGGCCTTCAACGAGAGCAGTGGCGTCTGCGTTGCAGCCACCATCAGCCATTGGCCCTCCTCATGCAGGGAATGCTTCAGGCACTAGGAGAAGTGATAACTATGGTCGGCGGCATAGAAGCCCTTTGAACTCTGGACTATGGATTTCAATTGAAGTAATCGTTAATGTGAGCCAAATTGTTGCTGCCATTGTTGTGTTATCCTTGTCAAGGAAGGAACATCCACAAGCTCCATTGTTTGAGTGGGTCATAGGTTACACAGTTGGATGTTTTGCCACTTTGCCTCATCTTTATTGGCGCTATATACACCGTAATATCGTGAACGGTCAGGATGAGCAAGCACATTCACTTCAGGGTTCCTCGCAGAACAACTCGACCGAGCCCACTCCTGCAAGTGTATCAGAGCGGCGAAGGACTGCTGCACGAAATGCAGTTCTGGCTAACCCAAG GATTAATGCACTTTTTGACCACTTCAAGATGGCCTTGGATTGTTTCTTTGCTGTGTGGTTTGTCGTAGGAAATGTGTGGATATTTGGTGGGCGTTCTTCTGCTGTTGATGCTCCAAACTTGTACAG GTTATGCATCGTGTTCCTCACCTTCAGTTGTATTGGGTATGCCATGCCTTTCATCCTCTGTGCAATGATATGCTGCTGTCTCCCCTGCATTATATCGGTCATGGGTTTTAGAGAAGACACAAACAATACAAGAGGGGCCACCTCGGAATCCATCAATACTTTGCCGACTTATAAATTCAAAACCAAGAAACGTCGCCATGGTTCAGGGAACGAAGCTGAAGGACAAGATGGAGGTGTTGTGGCTGCAGGAACTGACAAGGAGCGAGCGCTTTCTGCCGAAGATGCT GTTTGCTGCATCTGCCTTGCTAAGTATGCACACAATGACGAGCTTCGTGAGCTTCCTTGCACACATTGTTTCCACAAGGAATGTGTTGATAAATGGCTGAAGATAAATGCACTTTGCCCTCTGTGCAAAGCTGAGATAGCAAGCTCATCCGGCACATCTGATACTCGGCACACCGACCATTCGATTCCGGTGCAGGAGATTGAAATGCATTAG